From a single Rosa rugosa chromosome 7, drRosRugo1.1, whole genome shotgun sequence genomic region:
- the LOC133720628 gene encoding CBL-interacting serine/threonine-protein kinase 14-like translates to MPEIEVVSDAASEASSEEGGGALFGKYELGKLLGRGAFAKVYHARDVSNGRSVAIKAVSKQKVLKGGFTANVKREISIMRRLQHPHIVKLYEVLATKTKIYFIMEFAKGGELFGKISKGRFSEDLSRRYFQQLISAVGYCHSHGVFHRDLKPENLLLDENWNLKVSDFGLSAVTEQIRPDGLLHTLCGTPAYVAPEILEKKGYDGAKVDIWSCGIILFVLNAGYLPFNDPNLMVMYRKIYKGEFRFPRWTSPDLKRLITRLLDTNVETRITVDEIIKDPWFSVGYEDVKFHLEDFNMKEWRDEDSDTPLNAFDLISFSSGFDISGLFRKPEISDCGERFVSAETPERIIQKVEEVALAEGMTVMEKKSWGAKLAGQNGNLIVAIGIYRLTEKLVVVELNKRERIAENCQQQMWKDKLRPQLSCLIYKPEEQVSGE, encoded by the coding sequence ATGCCTGAGATCGAGGTCGTCTCCGACGCCGCCTCAGAAGCCTCCTCGGAGGAGGGCGGCGGCGCCTTGTTCGGGAAATATGAGCTGGGGAAGCTCCTCGGCCGCGGCGCCTTTGCCAAGGTCTACCACGCGCGGGACGTCAGCAACGGGCGGAGCGTGGCGATCAAGGCGGTGAGCAAGCAGAAGGTGCTCAAGGGCGGCTTCACGGCGAACGTGAAGCGCGAGATCTCGATCATGCGGCGGCTGCAGCACCCGCACATCGTGAAGCTCTACGAGGTGTTGGCGACGAAAACCAAGATCTATTTCATCATGGAGTTCGCGAAAGGCGGCGAGTTGTTCGGGAAGATATCCAAGGGGAGGTTCAGCGAGGATCTCAGCCGCCGGTACTTCCAGCAGCTGATCTCCGCCGTCGGATACTGCCACTCCCACGGCGTCTTCCACCGCGATTTAAAGCCGGAGAATTTGCTGTTGGATGAGAATTGGAATTTGAAGGTCTCGGATTTCGGACTCTCCGCCGTGACGGAGCAGATCCGACCCGACGGGCTTCTCCACACTCTCTGCGGCACCCCCGCCTACGTGGCGCCGGAGATTCTCGAAAAGAAAGGCTACGACGGCGCCAAGGTGGACATATGGTCGTGCGGCATCATACTCTTTGTTCTCAACGCCGGTTACTTGCCGTTCAACGACCCCAATCTGATGGTAATGTACCGGAAAATTTACAAAGGAGAGTTTCGCTTTCCGAGGTGGACGTCGCCTGACCTGAAACGCTTGATTACGCGCCTGCTGGACACGAACGTCGAGACGAGGATCACCGTCGACGAGATTATCAAGGATCCTTGGTTCAGTGTGGGTTACGAGGACGTGAAGTTTCACCTGGAGGACTTTAACATGAAAGAGTGGAGAGACGAGGACAGCGACACGCCGTTGAACGCCTTCGACCTGATTTCATTCTCCTCCGGCTTCGACATCTCGGGGCTGTTCCGGAAGCCGGAAATCTCCGACTGCGGGGAGCGGTTCGTGTCGGCGGAGACGCCGGAGAGGATCATCCAGAAGGTGGAGGAGGTGGCACTAGCGGAGGGCATGACGGTGATGGAGAAGAAGAGCTGGGGGGCAAAGCTGGCGGGGCAGAATGGTAATTTGATCGTCGCCATTGGGATTTACCGGTTAACGGAGAAGCTGGTGGTGGTGGAGTTGAACAAGCGGGAAAGAATAGCGGAGAATTGCCAGCAGCAAATGTGGAAAGACAAGCTGAGGCCGCAGCTGTCGTGTCTGATATACAAACCGGAAGAACAAGTCTCCGGTGAATAA
- the LOC133722756 gene encoding probable E3 ubiquitin-protein ligase ARI9, which yields MDDMDHQNDDSFRAGESIDEEAYYDCLEVDDKSDKLGEIWFPQKNNYTILKQEEVAKLQEDDIAQASTFLSVSKSDACLLLLHSNWRTDNLTDAWFADENKIREKAGLLKKPLLDNASEDLSSSCRLCSYSNSSNISASCGHPFCGDCWTGYITKSINEEGPACLVLRCPEPDCSAVVGPDLVQNVMLATNQEAECYERYKHYLLRSYLEDHKLIKWCPAPDCNSAIRLDAGGSSTSCYHVSCVCSRSYCWNCEEEENHRPVDCQTAGKWI from the coding sequence ATGGACGATATGGACCATCAGAACGATGACAGTTTCAGAGCCGGAGAGAGTATAGATGAAGAAGCATATTATGATTGCCTTGAAGTCGATGACAAATCCGATAAGTTGGGTGAGATTTGGTTCCCACAGAAAAATAATTATACTAttctgaagcaagaagaagttGCCAAACTTCAGGAGGATGATATTGCACAAGCGTCCACTTTTCTTTCGGTATCAAAATCTGATGCATGCTTACTGCTCCTTCACTCGAATTGGAGGACCGATAATCTCACCGATGCATGGTTTGCTGATGAAAATAAAATCCGAGAAAAAGCTGGCTTGTTGAAGAAACCCCTACTCGATAATGCCAGTGAAGATCTAAGCAGTAGTTGCCGACTATGTTCATATAGTAATAGTAGTAATATCTCAGCTTCTTGTGGTCATCCTTTTTGTGGAGATTGCTGGACGGGTTACATAACAAAATCAATCAATGAGGAGGGTCCTGCATGTTTGGTTTTGAGATGTCCTGAACCCGATTGTAGTGCAGTGGTTGGCCCTGATTTAGTCCAAAACGTAATGTTGGCCACAAACCAAGAAGCTGAATGTTATGAGAGGTACAAGCATTACCTATTGAGGTCTTATTTGGAAGATCACAAGTTGATCAAGTGGTGTCCTGCTCCGGATTGTAACTCCGCTATTAGGTTGGATGCTGGTGGTTCTAGTACTAGTTGCTATCATGTCTCGTGTGTTTGCTCTCGTAGTTATTGCTGGAACtgtgaggaggaggagaatcATCGTCCCGTGGACTGCCAAACTGCAGGGAAGTGGATTTAG